A DNA window from Acidimicrobiia bacterium contains the following coding sequences:
- a CDS encoding PAS domain S-box protein — translation MAVDRVERAVEALSDGLLVRDAEGRLVLVNAAARRMLGVDTGAAVGDLDLSSADIAVSYEEAEAQAGDPTAPPAVDRLLGTADASPDTVVCLERTGESGRWLSVSTRPLLGGDGQPDGWVTRMTDISERYAFARAALRSIPERFDAVWRNAPVGMLLISVEAGSTGEIVSANLEAQHLLGRGNDDLVGRPHRSLVLPDERTASGMFADLAAGRERASRREHRFVRGDGSTVWVLEAAVGVPDAHGRPLFAAALLLDTSAQHDALENRERSDERLRTLMENSDELILSYEDEGEVTWVSPNIERVLGRDRDEVIGSDILEQFHPDDRAFASASAERLRRDPTSAARGQLRVRRGDGSWATLEGTSLVVGQEDPADKGLVMIGRDITDRLRAEAAARQSRAELENQVSAFGDLHFLLDATGRYVDFVGKEAFVPREDFIGRRSSDVLPAPVGEQLDELVVRTWHTGEAGRLEYELPFDDGPRHYEARTARVLDDRVACNVRDVTERKRSAAQIIERERRLARVEAQRAKERLEAQLQHAQRLESLGRLAGGVAHDFNNLLGVIVNYSEFVAEAVAGDEQASGDVAQIKSAAERGAALVRNLILFGRNESVTPEVFDLNDAVTDISDTLGRSVGPSHHLVVDGSDRLLPVNADRAQFEQVIVNLVLNACHATPDGGEIELRLRAVLMAGGDETRLELPRGEYAAVTVRDHGVGMPAEVVEQAFDPFFTTKTWGEGSGLGLASAHGIVDAAGGRITIDSAVGEGTTVAVYLPIAAVPGIDGPGSHASPSPGVAAQTAADTPDTAAATRERILVVDDEAGIVESTRRILRSAGYDVETAPDAITALSAIRSAPRPPDLVLSDVRMPTMTGGELALRIRATEPDVRVVLMSGFAEDLRALEGDDIRLLPKPVTPAVLLPVLEEELAARTVP, via the coding sequence ATGGCGGTGGATCGGGTCGAACGCGCCGTCGAGGCGCTCTCCGACGGCCTGCTCGTACGCGACGCCGAGGGCCGGCTCGTGCTCGTGAACGCGGCCGCGCGCCGGATGCTCGGTGTGGACACGGGCGCGGCGGTGGGCGACCTCGACCTGTCGTCGGCCGACATCGCGGTCTCGTACGAGGAGGCCGAGGCCCAGGCGGGGGACCCCACCGCCCCGCCGGCCGTCGACCGCCTCCTGGGCACGGCCGACGCCTCTCCCGACACGGTGGTGTGCCTGGAGCGCACCGGGGAGTCGGGTCGATGGCTCTCCGTGTCGACCCGGCCGCTCCTCGGTGGCGACGGGCAACCCGACGGCTGGGTCACCCGCATGACCGACATCTCGGAGCGCTACGCGTTCGCGCGCGCTGCGCTCAGGAGCATCCCGGAGCGTTTCGACGCGGTGTGGCGCAACGCCCCCGTCGGGATGCTGCTCATCAGCGTCGAGGCCGGGAGCACCGGGGAGATCGTGTCCGCCAACCTCGAGGCGCAACATCTGTTGGGCCGCGGCAACGACGATCTCGTCGGTCGGCCGCACAGGTCGCTCGTTCTTCCCGACGAACGGACGGCATCCGGGATGTTCGCCGATCTGGCGGCCGGCCGCGAGCGAGCGAGCCGACGCGAGCACCGGTTCGTCCGCGGTGACGGTTCGACGGTCTGGGTTCTCGAGGCGGCTGTCGGTGTCCCCGACGCACACGGTCGACCGCTCTTCGCCGCGGCGCTGCTCCTCGACACCAGCGCCCAGCACGACGCCCTCGAGAATCGTGAACGCAGCGACGAGAGGCTGCGCACGCTCATGGAGAACTCCGACGAACTGATCCTCTCCTACGAGGACGAGGGTGAGGTCACATGGGTGAGCCCGAACATCGAGCGGGTCCTGGGCCGCGACCGTGACGAGGTGATCGGTTCCGACATCCTCGAGCAGTTCCACCCCGACGACCGCGCGTTCGCGTCAGCGAGCGCGGAGAGGCTCCGTCGGGACCCGACGTCGGCCGCGCGGGGGCAGCTCCGGGTCCGTCGCGGCGACGGAAGCTGGGCGACGCTCGAAGGGACGTCCCTCGTTGTCGGCCAGGAGGACCCGGCCGACAAGGGTCTTGTCATGATCGGCCGCGACATCACGGATCGGCTCCGCGCCGAGGCAGCGGCGCGCCAGAGCAGGGCGGAGCTCGAGAACCAGGTCTCGGCGTTCGGTGATCTCCACTTCCTGCTCGACGCAACCGGGCGCTACGTCGACTTCGTCGGCAAGGAGGCCTTCGTGCCTCGGGAGGACTTCATCGGTCGGCGCTCGAGCGACGTGCTCCCCGCACCCGTGGGTGAGCAGCTCGACGAGTTGGTGGTGCGCACCTGGCACACGGGTGAGGCCGGGCGCCTCGAGTACGAGCTCCCGTTCGACGACGGACCCCGGCACTACGAGGCCCGTACGGCCCGCGTCCTCGACGACCGGGTGGCGTGCAACGTCCGGGATGTCACGGAGCGGAAGCGTTCCGCCGCGCAGATCATCGAACGCGAGCGCCGGCTGGCGCGCGTCGAGGCTCAGCGCGCCAAGGAGCGCCTCGAAGCGCAGCTTCAACACGCACAGCGCCTCGAGAGCCTCGGCCGGCTCGCGGGCGGTGTGGCCCACGACTTCAACAACCTCCTGGGTGTCATCGTCAACTACTCGGAGTTCGTCGCGGAGGCCGTGGCGGGTGACGAGCAGGCCAGTGGCGACGTCGCGCAGATCAAGAGCGCGGCGGAGCGGGGTGCCGCCCTCGTGAGGAACCTCATCCTGTTCGGCCGCAACGAGTCGGTGACGCCGGAGGTCTTCGACCTCAACGATGCCGTCACCGACATCTCCGACACGCTCGGGCGGTCCGTGGGCCCGTCGCACCACCTCGTCGTGGACGGCAGCGACCGGCTCCTCCCGGTGAACGCCGACAGGGCGCAGTTCGAGCAGGTCATCGTGAACCTGGTCCTCAACGCCTGCCACGCCACTCCCGACGGCGGGGAGATCGAGCTACGTCTCCGGGCGGTCCTCATGGCCGGCGGCGACGAGACGCGCCTGGAGCTACCGCGCGGCGAGTACGCCGCGGTCACGGTGCGGGACCACGGTGTCGGCATGCCGGCCGAGGTCGTCGAACAGGCCTTCGACCCCTTCTTCACGACCAAGACCTGGGGAGAGGGCTCGGGCCTCGGCCTGGCATCGGCGCACGGCATCGTCGACGCGGCCGGCGGGCGGATCACGATCGACTCGGCGGTCGGGGAGGGCACGACGGTCGCCGTGTACCTCCCGATCGCCGCGGTACCGGGCATCGATGGGCCGGGATCACACGCGTCGCCGAGCCCCGGGGTCGCCGCACAGACGGCCGCCGACACGCCCGACACGGCCGCTGCCACCCGGGAGCGCATCCTCGTCGTCGACGACGAAGCCGGGATCGTGGAGTCGACTCGCCGGATCCTGCGGTCGGCGGGCTACGACGTCGAGACGGCACCCGACGCGATCACGGCGTTGTCGGCCATACGGTCGGCACCGCGACCCCCCGACCTGGTGCTGTCCGATGTCCGGATGCCGACGATGACAGGCGGTGAGCTCGCCCTGCGGATTCGCGCCACCGAGCCCGACGTACGCGTTGTTCTGATGTCGGGCTTCGCGGAGGACCTCCGGGCACTCGAGGGCGACGACATACGCCTGCTCCCGAAGCCCGTGACGCCTGCTGTCCTGCTCCCCGTCCTCGAGGAGGAACTGGCCGCCCGTACGGTGCCCTAG
- a CDS encoding PAC2 family protein: protein MLEVQRWPELRDTLLVVALSGWVDAGTAGAASAAFTIEQLDGARSFARMPLADHVDLQQTRPTIHLDDGVTRSIRWPELEMVAGRADRDVVVLRGPEPSLRWPAILSELVEAGARLDVREVVTLGGMPAAVSHRQVTAVLATASTRELADEIGALRADYEGPTGAQTALAVAFADQGVPAVGLWAQVPHYLAGATAPTAVRALADRLGRLGDIRLDAGALDDQCDAWLGKVEESLAERPEVAELVEQIEAAHAELPPGDLPTGEELVGEIERFLREEP from the coding sequence GTGCTCGAGGTGCAGCGGTGGCCCGAGCTGCGGGACACGCTGCTCGTCGTCGCCCTGTCGGGCTGGGTCGACGCCGGGACAGCCGGCGCAGCATCGGCCGCCTTCACGATCGAGCAGCTCGACGGAGCGCGGTCGTTCGCCCGCATGCCACTCGCCGACCACGTGGATCTCCAGCAGACCCGGCCGACGATCCATCTCGACGACGGGGTCACGCGGTCCATCAGGTGGCCCGAGCTGGAGATGGTCGCCGGGCGCGCCGACCGCGACGTCGTGGTGCTGCGCGGACCGGAGCCCTCCCTGAGGTGGCCGGCCATCCTGTCCGAGCTCGTCGAGGCCGGCGCGCGTCTCGACGTACGGGAGGTGGTCACGCTCGGAGGAATGCCCGCGGCCGTGTCCCACCGGCAGGTCACGGCTGTGCTCGCCACCGCCTCGACCCGGGAGCTCGCCGACGAGATCGGAGCGTTGCGGGCCGACTACGAGGGCCCGACAGGCGCCCAGACCGCGCTGGCGGTTGCGTTCGCCGACCAGGGAGTCCCCGCGGTGGGGCTCTGGGCCCAGGTACCCCACTACCTGGCCGGAGCCACGGCGCCCACGGCTGTCCGGGCACTCGCGGACCGTCTCGGCCGGCTGGGGGACATCCGTCTCGACGCGGGTGCGCTCGACGACCAGTGCGACGCCTGGCTCGGGAAGGTGGAGGAGAGCCTGGCCGAACGGCCCGAGGTGGCCGAGCTGGTCGAGCAGATCGAGGCGGCCCACGCCGAGCTCCCGCCGGGCGACCTCCCCACGGGTGAGGAGCTGGTCGGGGAAATCGAGCGTTTCCTCCGTGAGGAACCGTAA
- a CDS encoding DUF6159 family protein — MGTFSNSIGLVKASWRVLRDEPGMAWLPVIAALASIVVAATFALPVIGADAVFGDGDASFGGVLDWVLIVLFYFVGAFITIFFNAAVVFAANERLEGRDTNVSAAIAGAAKRWRLVLEWSIVTTTVNIVLRAIAERFGFVGTIVAGLLGLAWSLVTFLALPILVIEGIGVRDALKKSGALFKKTWGENVVGNGGIGLIGFLVSLPAAALLAGGIALTANDSSLALGVLLVVLGAVAFAVIIPLMTALSGIFQTALYRFANDGQLPKGFEQTNLAHAFRPKTGGRAGGI, encoded by the coding sequence ATGGGAACCTTCAGCAACTCCATCGGCCTCGTCAAGGCGTCGTGGCGCGTTCTGCGCGACGAGCCGGGCATGGCGTGGCTTCCGGTGATCGCCGCACTCGCCTCGATCGTCGTGGCCGCCACGTTCGCCCTGCCGGTGATCGGTGCTGACGCGGTCTTCGGCGACGGTGATGCCTCGTTCGGCGGTGTTCTCGACTGGGTGCTGATCGTCCTCTTCTACTTCGTCGGAGCATTCATCACGATCTTCTTCAACGCGGCCGTCGTGTTCGCCGCCAACGAACGACTCGAGGGCCGCGACACCAACGTGTCGGCGGCGATCGCGGGTGCCGCCAAGCGGTGGCGTCTCGTTCTCGAGTGGTCGATCGTCACCACGACCGTCAACATCGTCCTCCGTGCCATCGCCGAGCGCTTCGGCTTCGTCGGGACCATCGTCGCCGGCCTCCTCGGCCTCGCCTGGTCCCTCGTCACGTTCCTGGCTCTCCCGATCCTCGTGATCGAGGGCATCGGCGTCCGTGACGCCCTGAAGAAGTCCGGAGCGCTCTTCAAGAAGACGTGGGGCGAGAACGTCGTGGGCAACGGCGGGATCGGCCTGATCGGCTTCCTGGTCTCGCTTCCCGCGGCAGCGCTGCTCGCCGGCGGCATCGCGCTGACGGCGAACGACTCCTCCCTGGCTCTCGGAGTCCTGCTCGTCGTGCTGGGAGCCGTCGCCTTCGCCGTCATCATCCCCCTCATGACGGCGCTCAGCGGGATCTTCCAGACGGCGCTCTACCGTTTCGCCAACGACGGGCAACTCCCCAAGGGCTTCGAGCAGACGAACCTGGCCCACGCGTTCCGCCCCAAGACGGGCGGACGGGCCGGCGGCATCTGA
- the galK gene encoding galactokinase has product MSRDDRAHAAAEVLGDGAAVRFVRAPGRVNLMGDHTDYNDGLVLPAAIDREVVVAFRRTADAHVCVRSLDIEGAVVVRADGAPDPDLPTPDWGRAVAALVRTVSLRGRAPVGTDLVISSGVPIGSGLSSSAAVLVGIATALGVSAGDLLSVRATALACQEAETAGSGVPCGVMDPWASADGTAGHALLLDCRTLEVERIRVPRDLAVLAVHSGVARTLADGSYAERRAECEEIVRQLGLESLRQAGPDDVADIPRARHVVSENARVEAVARALRSGDRLALSSAFAASHASLRDDFEVSTPELDLLVRCLLDAGAIGARLTGAGFGGSVVALADSERAYRVADVACARYRSESGRDPSPMVCALVDGAGLFDPDQD; this is encoded by the coding sequence ATGTCACGGGACGACCGCGCCCACGCCGCCGCCGAGGTCCTGGGCGACGGCGCCGCCGTCCGTTTTGTCCGTGCACCCGGACGGGTCAACCTCATGGGCGACCACACCGACTACAACGACGGCCTCGTGCTGCCCGCGGCCATCGACCGCGAGGTCGTCGTCGCCTTCCGGCGCACCGCCGACGCCCACGTGTGCGTCCGGTCGCTCGACATCGAGGGCGCCGTCGTCGTCAGGGCCGACGGCGCGCCGGACCCCGACCTGCCCACCCCGGACTGGGGTCGGGCCGTGGCGGCCCTCGTTCGGACGGTGTCGCTGCGCGGGCGTGCTCCGGTCGGCACGGATCTCGTGATCAGCTCGGGCGTGCCCATCGGCTCCGGGCTGTCGTCGTCGGCAGCCGTTCTGGTCGGGATCGCCACGGCGCTCGGTGTCAGCGCGGGTGATCTCCTCTCGGTGCGGGCGACGGCGCTGGCGTGCCAGGAGGCCGAGACGGCGGGCAGCGGCGTGCCGTGCGGGGTGATGGACCCGTGGGCCTCGGCGGACGGGACAGCGGGTCACGCCCTGCTCCTCGACTGCCGGACCCTCGAGGTGGAACGGATCCGGGTCCCACGTGACCTCGCGGTGCTGGCGGTCCACTCCGGGGTCGCACGCACACTCGCCGACGGGTCGTACGCCGAGCGACGCGCCGAGTGCGAGGAGATCGTCCGGCAGCTCGGCCTCGAGAGCCTCCGCCAGGCCGGGCCCGACGACGTGGCCGACATCCCACGGGCCCGCCACGTGGTCAGCGAGAACGCACGGGTCGAGGCCGTCGCGCGTGCACTGCGCTCCGGCGACCGGCTGGCGCTGTCGTCGGCATTCGCCGCCAGCCACGCCAGCCTCCGGGACGACTTCGAGGTCTCGACACCCGAGCTGGACCTCCTGGTGCGGTGCCTCCTGGATGCCGGGGCGATCGGTGCGCGACTGACCGGGGCGGGTTTCGGCGGGTCGGTCGTGGCCCTGGCCGACAGCGAACGCGCCTACCGCGTCGCCGACGTGGCCTGCGCTCGCTACCGGTCCGAGAGTGGGCGGGACCCGTCGCCCATGGTCTGCGCACTCGTCGACGGCGCCGGGCTCTTCGACCCCGACCAGGACTGA
- a CDS encoding helical backbone metal receptor: MRVVSLVPSVTESIVALGVAPVACTRFCEQPGLPTVGGTKNPDIQAITDLRPDLVIVNDEENRREDADALSEAGIRLLELSPRHVADVGGVVRGLGHALDVAVPGRFAADAWEEWLADQRPAWPPRPAFVPVWRRPWMTLAADTYGASLLALCGFTPVGGAAGGRYPETTLADVADEDPLIAVLPTEPYEFTERHVTEVAEELGVSAVLVDGQDLFWWGVRTPDALERLRATLADADI, encoded by the coding sequence GTGCGGGTCGTCTCGCTCGTTCCCTCGGTCACGGAGAGCATCGTCGCCCTGGGTGTCGCGCCGGTGGCGTGCACGCGGTTCTGTGAGCAGCCGGGCCTGCCGACAGTTGGCGGCACGAAGAACCCCGACATCCAGGCCATCACGGACCTCCGGCCGGATCTGGTGATCGTCAACGACGAGGAGAACCGCCGCGAGGACGCCGACGCCCTCTCGGAGGCCGGCATTCGGCTCCTCGAGCTCTCGCCGCGTCATGTCGCCGACGTTGGTGGTGTCGTCCGTGGTCTCGGGCACGCTCTCGACGTGGCCGTCCCCGGCCGTTTCGCAGCTGACGCGTGGGAGGAGTGGCTGGCCGACCAACGCCCGGCATGGCCACCTCGCCCCGCGTTCGTTCCCGTCTGGCGTCGACCGTGGATGACGCTCGCTGCCGACACCTACGGAGCATCCCTGCTCGCCCTCTGCGGCTTCACACCGGTCGGGGGCGCCGCCGGCGGCCGCTACCCCGAAACCACGCTGGCCGACGTCGCAGACGAGGATCCCCTGATCGCGGTGCTGCCCACCGAGCCGTACGAGTTCACCGAACGCCACGTCACCGAGGTGGCCGAGGAGCTCGGCGTTTCCGCGGTCCTGGTCGACGGCCAGGACCTGTTCTGGTGGGGAGTCCGGACTCCCGACGCTCTCGAACGCCTCCGGGCCACTCTGGCCGACGCCGACATCTGA
- a CDS encoding PH domain-containing protein translates to MGYPKHLINENENVILDLKPHWWYFSRHILTGIPLAILFVLMVKLGNDIAWYVFAALAVAWAVWLGFKYVEWTFTHFVVTDRRVIWRTGVLAKHGTEIPLERITNINFSQPIVDRIIGAGDLDIESAGTQGQSHFENVRHPDAVQQEIYRQIEVDAKRRAAWSSRPGGEPPGGAATQFPAAPDVSVPEQIEKLAELRDAGHISTEEYEAKKAELLGRM, encoded by the coding sequence ATGGGCTACCCGAAGCACCTCATCAACGAGAACGAGAACGTCATCCTCGACCTGAAGCCGCACTGGTGGTACTTCTCACGCCACATCCTCACGGGGATCCCACTCGCGATCCTCTTCGTCCTGATGGTCAAGCTCGGAAACGACATCGCCTGGTACGTGTTCGCGGCGCTCGCCGTGGCGTGGGCCGTCTGGCTGGGCTTCAAGTACGTCGAGTGGACCTTCACGCACTTCGTCGTCACCGACCGGCGCGTCATCTGGCGCACGGGCGTGCTCGCCAAGCACGGCACGGAGATCCCGCTCGAGCGCATCACGAACATCAACTTCTCGCAGCCGATCGTCGACCGGATCATCGGTGCGGGTGATCTCGACATCGAGTCGGCGGGGACGCAGGGACAGTCACACTTCGAGAACGTCCGGCATCCCGACGCGGTCCAGCAGGAGATCTACCGCCAGATCGAGGTCGACGCCAAGCGCCGGGCCGCATGGTCGAGCCGGCCCGGCGGTGAGCCGCCCGGCGGTGCCGCCACACAGTTCCCGGCAGCGCCCGACGTGTCCGTGCCCGAGCAGATCGAGAAGCTCGCCGAGTTGCGCGACGCCGGCCACATCTCCACCGAGGAGTACGAGGCCAAGAAGGCCGAGCTCCTCGGCCGGATGTAG